CGTTAGTAAAAAGCAGCTCTATATCAGTCATATCTTGTGCGAGCATGCACGCCATTCCAATGCCATTATCTGCGCCAAGACTTGAGTTTTTAGCGTATAAAAAATTATCTTTTTGTATGATTTGCACGCCCTTATGCTGCATAGAATCTCCTACGCACACCATATCGTAATGGCTTTGCAAGCACACTTTGGGCTTACCCTTTTTGGCATAGATATTTTTTGCCTCATCGCTTAGCACTTCATAGCCTTTTTGCGCAAGCTGGGTGCAGAGATAACTAAACATATCCTGTGTGTGAAAGCTGCAATGAGGGATAGCGCAAAGTGCTTCAAACTCTGCTAATGTGCGCGCGGCAAAATCATTCATATGTATCCTTCAAAATGCGCTCAAATATCATATTTTGGGCTTGTTTGGAAAATATCGCCCAAATCGGCATTGTAATGCAAAATCTTGCACGAATTTTCAATGAGTGCGATAATCTTTGCTAGCGTATAAATATCGCGCGCATATACATACACGCCATAGCCTTTAATAAGCATAAAAGAATGCTCATGTGTTCTAAAATATCTAGGAATATCTGTATCTGCGCGCTCTGCCCAACTCTCATAATCCTTAGGGTCAAAAATATCAATTTGAGGGGCTAAAAACTTATAGCCAAAGTAATCTTTAGGCTCTAGTGTGGGGTATTTGAGCGAGTAGGATACAAGATAGGGGGGCATAGCATAGGCTATAAATTTTGCTTCTGAAAACTCCTCGTAAATAGCCGCGTGAATGGGCGCATGCAGGCTGGCTTCATTCCATCTATAATCCTGCTTTTGATAGAGCATAATCATAGAATCTACATTAAGCCTATCAAAAATGGCATGCTGCTTATTGATGATAAAGCGATTTTTCGCCACGCGTGCGGAAATCGCGCCATGAAATATGCCAAAAAAATTCTTTCTAAACATAGAGAGTGATATATTTGCCATACTCTCAATAAGCTCGGTGTTGATTTGATTAATATGTATATTCATAGCGCGGATTGTAGCACTTTGTTAATAATAAGCGGACAAAAGCAGAGGTATAAACCAATTTTTGTAGATTTATTAAATGATTTCATTTATATAAATTTATAGTAATAGACTAAAGTTTGCTTATTTTTAGCAATATTTTTATTTATTTGCTAATTTATTTGCCATTTTGTGATATAATCTCCTCGTTTCGTTTAAGAAATCCATAAGAAATCTAAAAGAAACTTTGCATTTAAATATAGAAATACAATTCTCAAATGAGATAACATCAAGTTGTGATACAAGAGGTGGCTATGAGTAGGAAAGATTTACTTCTTTCGCGCGTGATTGTAGAGTATTTGAGGCATAAAGAGCCTATCGGTTCAGAATCTCTAAAAACTCTTATGAATACTAAAATTTCATCAGCCACCATTCGCAATTATTTTAAGGCTTTGGCAGATGAGGGGTTATTATTCCAGCCACACATTAGCGGTGGGCGTATCCCTACACTTAGGGCTTTAAAATCATATTGGTATAAACAGCTTGATGTAAAGTCTGTGATAGAAGTAGATTCTATGGAGCGTATCAAAGAGGCTTGCTTTTTGTGCGATGTGTTTTGTGCGCTTTGCATTGAGCAGAGCAATCGTTTGCGCGATGTGCGGCAGCTAGATGACAATACGCTTTTGCTTTCTTTTGAGCATTTGGGCATTACTTTGCCTTTTTCAAGTGCTTTGGAGCGGTTTTTACACGAGTTAAAAGGCTTAGAGATTATTGATGTGCGCAAGATTGCTCATCAAGTGCGCGCACAGAATCTGCTCGATGCGCTCTCTTGCGTGCAGAGTAGAAATCTTACGCGTTTTGGCGTGGGAGCGATACTACAAGCATACAGGCACAATAGCGATGAGCAAAGCTTTTATTCTATCGTTGATGGGAGCGTGTTTGACTGCTTGGAAAGTGGTATGTATTGTGAGGAGGTGCTACCGAAGGGCTATATAGCGATTATGCAAGATATGACATTAGCAACCCACCCTGATAAAAAGGCAAGAATGCTTTGTATCGGGGCGCTAGATAGGGATTTTACTCATTTTTATGAGTATGTACAATCTTAGAAAAAGGAGTGATATATGGACGAGCAAGAACATCAACAAGCCAGTAATCCAGATATATCGCAAGATTGCGAGCAAGAGCAGAGTGAGATAGAATCTGCTAAAGAGGATTATGAAGCTAAATATAATGAGTTAAAAGAGCAGTATTTAAGGGCATTTGCAGATTTTGAGAATACCAAAAAACGCCTTGAGCGTGATAAAAATCAAAGTTTGGAATATGCCTACGAGCGCATTATGAATGATTTGCTCCCTGTGCTTGATACGCTTGAGAAAGCATTGCAAAGCGCGCAGGAAAATCCCCAAGCCCAAGCTATTGCAGAGGGCTTGCAACTCACGCTTGATAGTTTTATTAAGGTATTAAATAAGCACGGAGTGGAGGTTATCGCCACAGATGGCGAGTTTGACCCCAATAAGCATGAATGCCTCATGCACGCGCCTAATGCAGAAAAAAATGATGGAGACATTCATCAGGTGCTGCAAAAAGGCTTTGCATACAAGCAGAGAATTCTACGCCCAGCAATGGTGAGCGTGGTTAAAAATTAATCTTACACAAAGGAGAATACTATGGCTAAAGTAATTGGAATTGACTTAGGAACAACAAATTCGGCAATGGCAGTATATGAGGGCAATGAAGCAAAAATCATCGCTAATAAAGAGGGTAAAAACACCACACCTTCAATCGTGGCATTTACCGATAAGGGCGAAGTGCTAGTTGGCGAGCCAGCCAAAAGGCAAGCAGTAACCAACCCCAAAAAGACGATTTATTCTATAAAGCGCATTATGGGGCTTATGTTTAATGAAGATAAGGCAAAAGAAGCCGAAAAGCGTCTCCCTTATAATATCGTGGATAGAAATGGCGCATGTGCGGTGGAAATAGCCGATAAGATTTACACGCCTCAAGAGATTTCGGCTAAAATCCTTATGAAGCTTAAAGAGGACGCGCAGGCGTATTTGGGCGAAGATGTGACAGAAGCAGTAATCACCGTGCCTGCGTATTTTAACGACTCTCAACGCAAGGCGACAAAGGAGGCAGGCACTATCGCAGGGCTTAATGTATTGCGTATTATTAATGAGCCAACTTCTGCTGCGCTTGCTTATGGGCTTGATAAAAAAGAATCCGAAAAGATTATGGTGTATGACTTGGGCGGAGGCACATTTGATGTAACAGTGCTAGAGACTGGCGATAATGTCGTAGAAGTGCTAGCCACAGGTGGTGATGCCTTTTTGGGTGGCGATGACTTTGATAATCGCATTATCGATTGGGCAGCAGAGGAGTTTAAAAATGATGAGGGCATTGACTTAAAAAAAGATGTAATGGCATTGCAACGCCTTAAAGACGCGGCAGAAAATGCGAAAAAAGAATTAAGTAGCGCACAAGAAACAGAGATTAATCTCCCCTTTATTACAGCCGATAGCAGCGGTCCTAAGCATTTGGTGAAAAAGATTACGCGTGCGAAGTTTGAAAGCCTTATTGATGATTTGATTGAGGATACTATTAAGAAAATAGATTTTGTGATTAAAGATGCTGGACTTAATCGAAGTGATATTAGCGAAGTGGTAATGGTGGGCGGCTCTACGCGTATTCCAAAGGTGCAAGAGCGCGTAAAAGCCTTTATCGGCAAGGATTTAAATAAATCTGTAAATCCCGATGAGGTCGTGGCTGTAGGTGCGGCTATTCAAGGTGGCGTGTTAAAGGGTGATGTAAAAGATGTGCTTTTACTTGATGTGACACCGCTATCTTTGGGCATTGAGACGGCTGGAGGTATCTCTACAAAGGTAGTTGAGCGCGGAGCGACTATTCCTACGAAAAAAGCGCAAGTATTTTCTACCTATGAGGATAATCAACCCGCTGTAAGCATTAATGTATTGCAAGGTGAGCGTGAGCTAGCGCGCGATAATAAGTCGCTTGGGCGATTTGACTTGACAGGTATTCCAGCAGCTCCGCGCGGTGTGCCACAAATTGAAGTAACCTTTGATATTGATGCTAATGGTATCCTTACCGTTTCGGCTAAAGATAAAGCCACAGGCAAGTCACAAGAAATTAAAATTAGCGGCTCAAGCGGGCTTTCAGATTCTGAAATTGAAAAAATGGTGAAAGAAGCAGAGTTACACAAAGAAGAGGACGCTAAGAAAAAGGCAATTATCGAGCTTAGAAATAGTGCAGATTCTTTGGTGTATCAAACTAAAAAGAGCCTTGATGAGTTTAAGGATAAGATAGAATCTAGCGAAGTAGAAAAGATTCAAAATGCCATAAACGCGCTAGAAGAGAGCTTGAAAAATGAAAATGTATCTAAAGAGGAGCTTGAGGCTAAGATTAAAACACTTACAGAAGCAAGCCAGCAGCTCGCCCAAGCAGCCTATGCCAAAGAGCAAAGTGGCGCGCAAAACAATGCAGGTGGCAAAAAAGATGATGATGTCATCGATGCGGAAGTGGAGTAATTGAGGCATAGAATCTAAGACATAAAAGTTAGCAAGCTGCGTGAATATGATAGAATCTAGCCAGATTCTATGGTGCGGGCATGGACATAGTCATAACTTAAAAGGAGAGTAAATGCGTATTCTAGCAGCGTTAAAAGGGCTTTGTAGAAGGCTTAAAAGTCCTTTTAGGATTGAAAAATATATGAAATATCAAGAGGAGCAGCTCGCGCCTCATATTTACGCCGCAAGTGCTTCTGTGCTGTTGCCAGATAATGTGCTAAGTATAAATAATGGGCTAGATAATTATAAATTTGAAGAGGGCTTGCAGATGGGAGAAATGGGGCAAATCCACTTCTATCTGCCCCATTGGCGCACAGATGTGATTCAATCCCATATTTTTAAAACCCTTAACTTTTATGAATTGCCTATCCTTAAAAAGATTGATGCATTTATTAAGACAGGTGCGCATATTTTGGATATTGGCGCAAATATCGGCAATCATAGCATTTATTGGGCAAAACTACGTCGCGCACATAGAATCTACGCCTTTGAGCCTATCAAAACTACCTTTAACATGCTAGAGCGCAATATCGCACTAAATGCCCTAGATTCTATAATCAAAGCCAGCAATGTCGCATTAGGCGAGAAAGTGAGTAAGGGTAGCGTGGCGCAGGCATACTCTTTTAATATTGGTGCAACGAGCATTTGTGAAGATTCTGTGGGGGGGGGGGGGGGTATAGATATTACCTCGCTTGATGTACTTTTAGCGCAAGGGTATTTTACAGAATCTAGCCACATTGATTTTGTAAAAATTGATGTGGAGGGCTTTGAAGAGAGAGTATTTTTGGGCGGGAAGGCGTTTTTTACGCATTTTAGCCCTGTGATTTTTGTAGAAATTTGGAATAAGCAAAAACTCCAAGAGATTATTAAGATTCTAAAATCTTACAACTACCACCTTAAGCCACACAAACGCTTGCATGACAATTATATTTTTATAAAGGGCTAGACTTATACTTTGATGGCGCTATACTATGAAGCTGAGCTAAGTGAGGCTTGAAGTTTATATTTCACTTCTGCTAGCGCAAAATCCTCTATTGTATCAATGTCTTGCACTTCATAGTTTTTTACAATAATTGCACTAGAATGCGCGCCAAATATAGGCAATCCCGCCTCCCACGCATTCACACGCCCCCAATAAAACTGCCCTCCATCGTGGAAAATTTGCTCTAAATCCTGCGAGCGCGCACCATAGCGCTCTGGGAAAAGCATATTAATTTCATTATTTTTAAAATAAAAACTCCTCAAAGGATTGTAATCATACGCCACAGCGCAAAAGCAAAAGTGGTTATTAGGCGAGCTAAGTAGCACTTCAAGCGCATTTGCAAGCGTTTGGGCGCGCAAAAGCGGCGTGGTTGGGTAAATTACACAGAGCAAATCATTTTTCTCCAACTCCAACTGCTTGATAGCGTGCTGCGCCACAGGAATGGTAGGTGTAAAATCATCGCTTAGTGAATCTGGGCGCATAAAAGGCACTTTTGCACCATAATCAATACTAATTTGCGCGATGAGATGAGAATCTGTGCTTACAATCACTTCATCAAATAGGCTAGATTCTAAAGCCGTGCAGATAGGATAAGCGATAATGGGCTTGCCGCAAAAATCCTTGATATTTTTATTTGGTATGCGTTTGCTCCCGCCACGTGCGGGGATAAGGGCTACTTTTTTCATACTTGCACTCTAGAATGGATATAAAGATTCTATGCCATCGCTCACAGGCTTTTTACGATTGGTATCACTAATGGGTCCTAGCGAGGTGTAGGCGATTTTGGCATTAGCAATATGCTTGCTTTGCACCACATTATCCTTGCTAATATCAAAGGAGCGCACCACGCCGCTAAGCTCTAAAATCTGCTTTTCCCCATCGACAAGCACTTCGCGCCGCCCATGAATAAAGTAGGTATTATTATCTAGCACTTTGA
The sequence above is drawn from the Helicobacter jaachi genome and encodes:
- a CDS encoding class II aldolase and adducin N-terminal domain-containing protein; its protein translation is MNIHINQINTELIESMANISLSMFRKNFFGIFHGAISARVAKNRFIINKQHAIFDRLNVDSMIMLYQKQDYRWNEASLHAPIHAAIYEEFSEAKFIAYAMPPYLVSYSLKYPTLEPKDYFGYKFLAPQIDIFDPKDYESWAERADTDIPRYFRTHEHSFMLIKGYGVYVYARDIYTLAKIIALIENSCKILHYNADLGDIFQTSPKYDI
- a CDS encoding HrcA family transcriptional regulator, translated to MSRKDLLLSRVIVEYLRHKEPIGSESLKTLMNTKISSATIRNYFKALADEGLLFQPHISGGRIPTLRALKSYWYKQLDVKSVIEVDSMERIKEACFLCDVFCALCIEQSNRLRDVRQLDDNTLLLSFEHLGITLPFSSALERFLHELKGLEIIDVRKIAHQVRAQNLLDALSCVQSRNLTRFGVGAILQAYRHNSDEQSFYSIVDGSVFDCLESGMYCEEVLPKGYIAIMQDMTLATHPDKKARMLCIGALDRDFTHFYEYVQS
- the grpE gene encoding nucleotide exchange factor GrpE, translated to MDEQEHQQASNPDISQDCEQEQSEIESAKEDYEAKYNELKEQYLRAFADFENTKKRLERDKNQSLEYAYERIMNDLLPVLDTLEKALQSAQENPQAQAIAEGLQLTLDSFIKVLNKHGVEVIATDGEFDPNKHECLMHAPNAEKNDGDIHQVLQKGFAYKQRILRPAMVSVVKN
- the dnaK gene encoding molecular chaperone DnaK, with the translated sequence MAKVIGIDLGTTNSAMAVYEGNEAKIIANKEGKNTTPSIVAFTDKGEVLVGEPAKRQAVTNPKKTIYSIKRIMGLMFNEDKAKEAEKRLPYNIVDRNGACAVEIADKIYTPQEISAKILMKLKEDAQAYLGEDVTEAVITVPAYFNDSQRKATKEAGTIAGLNVLRIINEPTSAALAYGLDKKESEKIMVYDLGGGTFDVTVLETGDNVVEVLATGGDAFLGGDDFDNRIIDWAAEEFKNDEGIDLKKDVMALQRLKDAAENAKKELSSAQETEINLPFITADSSGPKHLVKKITRAKFESLIDDLIEDTIKKIDFVIKDAGLNRSDISEVVMVGGSTRIPKVQERVKAFIGKDLNKSVNPDEVVAVGAAIQGGVLKGDVKDVLLLDVTPLSLGIETAGGISTKVVERGATIPTKKAQVFSTYEDNQPAVSINVLQGERELARDNKSLGRFDLTGIPAAPRGVPQIEVTFDIDANGILTVSAKDKATGKSQEIKISGSSGLSDSEIEKMVKEAELHKEEDAKKKAIIELRNSADSLVYQTKKSLDEFKDKIESSEVEKIQNAINALEESLKNENVSKEELEAKIKTLTEASQQLAQAAYAKEQSGAQNNAGGKKDDDVIDAEVE
- a CDS encoding FkbM family methyltransferase — protein: MRILAALKGLCRRLKSPFRIEKYMKYQEEQLAPHIYAASASVLLPDNVLSINNGLDNYKFEEGLQMGEMGQIHFYLPHWRTDVIQSHIFKTLNFYELPILKKIDAFIKTGAHILDIGANIGNHSIYWAKLRRAHRIYAFEPIKTTFNMLERNIALNALDSIIKASNVALGEKVSKGSVAQAYSFNIGATSICEDSVGGGGGIDITSLDVLLAQGYFTESSHIDFVKIDVEGFEERVFLGGKAFFTHFSPVIFVEIWNKQKLQEIIKILKSYNYHLKPHKRLHDNYIFIKG
- the pseF gene encoding pseudaminic acid cytidylyltransferase, with the translated sequence MKKVALIPARGGSKRIPNKNIKDFCGKPIIAYPICTALESSLFDEVIVSTDSHLIAQISIDYGAKVPFMRPDSLSDDFTPTIPVAQHAIKQLELEKNDLLCVIYPTTPLLRAQTLANALEVLLSSPNNHFCFCAVAYDYNPLRSFYFKNNEINMLFPERYGARSQDLEQIFHDGGQFYWGRVNAWEAGLPIFGAHSSAIIVKNYEVQDIDTIEDFALAEVKYKLQASLSSAS